The Alkalibaculum bacchi genomic interval GTAGTGGATAATATGAATGGCTCCTTATTAGTGGAATCTTTAGGAGATTTTTCTAAGGATACTTCTGCAATGGACAATAGACGTATTTTTGTGGATCAAGAAACAGCTGATAAAATTTACGATAAAATATCTTACTATTACGGAGACCCTTTTTTAAGTAAAGAAGAAGTGCGAAATATTGAACGGAAAGTTTGTAGCAATGCCCATGATGGATGCAGGATTCACTTTACAGATGGAGTACTTCGAACAGATAACGATAATGCTTTTCAGAAAAAGTTTGTGTCTCGCCAAAGAGAAAATAACTTATCCTTTTATGCTCAGAATCCAAGGGTAAATAAGAGAAATATTACAAAATTAAAACAAATGATTCTGCGGACTATGATTGCCGAGAGCGAAGTGACGAAAATACCATCTGATAATGGAGTAATAGTTGCCAATAAGCTTTGGAAAATTGGTAGAAGTAAAGATACTAAAGTATTTAATAAAGTCTTAAAAAATGAAAAAGGTGGATATGTAGTAGACATCCTTCTAGATGCCAGTGGTTCCCAAAGGATGAATCAAGGACATGTAGCATCACAAGCGTACATTATTAGTGAGGCATTAACTTTAGCATCTATTCCTAATAGGGTTATGGGTTTTAGCAGCTTTCTAGATTACACAATTTTAAGACGATATCGTAATTATGATAGTCCTCGCAGTGAAAACAAAAATATATTTGAATATTATTCTGCAGGTAATAATAGAGATGGTTTAGCTATTCAATCTGTTGCTCAAGGTCTTTTGAAAAGAGAAGAAGAAAATAAAATCATGATCATCTTAAGCGATGGTAAACCAAATGATATTATTATTTCTAAAGTGGCACAGATTGGTTTAAAAGGAAAAGTATCCTATAAAGGAGCAGCAGCCATAAAGGATACAGCTTTAGAAGTACGAAAAGCTCGTAAATCAGGGATCCTAGTGCTAGGCGTATTCACCGGAAAAGAAGAAGACTTACACGCAGAAAAATTCATTTACGGCAAAGACTTCATATACACGAAAAACGTAGACCGCTTTGCAGATATAGTTGGAACATTCTTAAAGAGAGTAATTGAAAATTACTAAAAACACCCTCGCAAGAGGGTGTTTTTAGTAAGCGGAAAGTAGAAAGTGGAAAGCGGAAAGGAAAACCAAGCTCGCCTAAAGGCGACACGGTTTTCCTGACCACCTGACCACCTGACCACCTGACCACCTGACCACCTGACCACCTGACCACCTGACCACCTGACCACCTAGTTTTCTGGATAATACATCCTAATGATGATAAAATATAGATATGAAATAGACAACGAGGAGAGAATGCAAATGTTATATATAGGACCTCATATATCTACCTCTAAGGGGATGTATATGGCGACGAAGGATGCAATAAGTATTAGTGCAAATACCTTTCAGTTTTTTACGCGAAATCCTAGGGGGAGTAAGGCAAAGGAGCTGAACTTAGAGGATATGGCTAAATGCAAAGTTTTAATGGAAGAGAATAACTTTGGTCCTTTACTGGCTCATGCGCCGTATACTTTAAATATGAGCTCAGCATCAGAAAGCACGAGAGAGTTTGCTAAAATGGTATTTGAAGACGATTTAAATCGAATGGAATATATACCTTGTAATTTGTATAATTTCCACCCAGGTAGTCACGTAGGGCAAGGTGCAGAGAGGGGGATTGAACTTATTGCACAGATTCTTAATGAAGTATTGAAAGAAGGACATACGACGACTGTTCTATTAGAGTTGATGTCAGGGAAAGGAACAGAGATAGGAATTGTTTTTGAAGAGGTAAAAGAGATTATAGATAGAGTCAAATTAAATGACAAATTAGGCATTTGCTTAGACACCTGTCACATATACTCTGCAGGATATGATATCGTCAATAATTTAGATGGAGTTATAGAAGAATTAGATAAAATTATTGGATTAGACCGATTAAAGGCCATTCATTTAAATGACAGTAAGAATCCTCTAGGAAGTAAAAAGGACCGACACGAGACGATTGGGCAAGGTCATATAGGTTTGAAAGCAATTCTAAATATTATGACACATCCTAAGCTTAAACATATTCCATTCTTCTTGGAAACGCCAAATGAACTTGAGGGTCATAGAGAAGAAATTGAGATGATACGGAAAGCGCTAAAAATACAGTGAGATATATGTATATCTGATATATAAACATATATCTAACAATAGTTAAATAGTAGTCGAACAATCGTTTAACTACTGTTTAACTATTGTTGAACCATCGTTCCACAATTGTTCTACTATCATTCAACCATCGTTCAAAAGGAGAAATAGATGAAAGAAAAAATTGCTTTATTAAAGTGCACAAGTTATAAACTAGAGCTCGTTGAAAGGACATTAAGAGAAGGTTTTGAACTTCTTGGGGGAGAGCCCTTTATACGAAAGCTTATTCCTCTTAATGCAAAGGTCTTACTAAAGCCAAATCTTTTAATGGCAGAAGAGGCAGGTTCCCCTGTTATAACTCATTATATTGTATTTGAAGCACTCCTTCGAATTATCTCTGATTACACAGAGAATATTACTTTTGGAGATTCTCCTGGTTTTGGAAGCTCTTATAAAGCGGCTCAAAAGGCAAGACTTATTGAAGTTGGAAGTAAATATGGAGCTATCTTTGTAGATTTTAATGACAATATTAATCTAGAACTAGAAGATGCCATTTTGTGTAAAAATTGGGATATAGCGCGGGCTGCTTATGAGTCTGATGTTTTAATATCCTTACCTAAATTAAAAACTCATGGAATGATGTATTACACTGGAGCGGTCAAAAATCAGTTTGGTTGTGTGCCGGGTACGAGGAAGGCTGTATGGCATGCTCGAATGAATAATTTAGAAAACTTTGCAAAAATGCTCTTAGACTTAAACACCTTAGTGGATACAAAATTTGCTGTATTAGATGGCATAATGGCAATGGAAGGCAATGGGCCGAGAAACGGAACCCCTAGGAAAATGGATACAATCATTATGGGTGAAAGCCTTACAGCTATAGATGCAGTAGCAGGAAGTCTTATAGGGTATGAAGATCCTTTGGAATTACCTCAATTAAAAGCAGCTTATGAATCTAATTGGGGAACGGTTTTTTTTGATGAAATTGAGATTTTAGGAGAGAAGAGAGAAAGTCTAAAGGTAGAGGATTTTAAACTCATAGCTAAAAAGCTAGAGTACCTAGGAACAGAAGGCTCTCATAAATTTATGAGAAGATTTTTAGCACCTTATCCAAAATTAATTTTAGAAAAATGTATCAGCTGTAATAGATGTTACGAAGTTTGTCCTGAAAAACCAGATGTAATTACTATGACCAATCAAAAAGGTAAGAACGCACCTGAATTTAACAAAAAAACATGTATCCGCTGTTTCTGCTGTCAAGAACTATGTCCAGAAGGAGCTATAGAAGTAGCGCAAACGAGGTTGGGGAAAATTTTTAACTAAAAACAGGTGGTAAGGTGGTAAGGTGACAAGGTGGTAAGTTTTTTAGCCACCGATGGTGGCCATAATGGCGGGCGGTGCATAGCAGCTGATGGCTAGATAGTTCGCCTATAGGCGAGGATGGTTTTGCTTACCACCTTAAAGCTTACCACCTTAGAAAGAAAGGAGTACTTCGATGAATCTTATTTTAGGCCGAAAAGGTACTGGTAAATCTCGAATTATATATAATCAAATAAAAAAATGCATCGAAAAGGGTGAGGATGGGCTTATCCTTATTGTGCCAGAGCAATTTACTTTTCAAGCAGAGAGGGAATTGATTGAAGTCTTAGATAGCCCTGGGATACTTGATGTAGAAGTTCTGAGCTTCTCCAGATTAATGAGTAGGCTTATGGAAGAGGTTGGGGGAGCTACAAAAGTGAAGTTGTCTTCAACTGGAAAACATATGGCACTACAAAAATCATTATTAGATAGACAAGAAGAGCTTTCTATATACAGAGGTATGGTTCGAAAATCAGGTTTTATTCATGAAGTTCAAGATATGATTGCTAATCTCAAAAAAAAGATGATTTGTGAAGAAGACTTAAAAGAAATCCTAGAAAATGACTTACAAGGCCATCAAATGCTCAGCAGAAAACTTAAAGACATTACTACTCTTATGGAAAGCTATAATCATTGGCTAGGAGAGGAATACTTAGACAGTGAAGGCGTTATAGACTTACTTATAGACCAGATGGAATCCAGCACTACAATTCCTAAGTTGAAAATATGGGTTGATGGATTTGATACTTTTACGGAGCAGATGTTTAAATTTATTGAGAAACTCTATATCTATAGCAAAGAGTTGACCATAAGTCTTACTCAAATCACAAATAAAGAAGATCGTGATGTAGAGATTTTTCTTATCAATGAAAATACACAAAATAAATTAATGGAAATTGCATGTGGACAGGCAAAACTTATTACCACTCATTACAAACAAAAGGATAAACCGAAAGATATTGAGCATCTAGAAAGAGAATTATACTCTTATCCACTTATTCCCTATGAAGAGAAAGGAGAGAATATTAAAATTCGAGCCTTTAAAAATGTCTATGAAGAACTAGATTATCTTTGTATAGATATTTTAAAATTGGTGCAAGAAGAAGGTTATCGCTTTAGAGATATCACAGTTGTGACGAATGATTTAGGCGGTTATGAATTCTTGGTAAAAAGGTCTTTTGAAGAATACAATATCCCTTTTTTCATGGATGCTAAAAGGAAAATAACAGACAAGCCTTTAAGTATTTTACTTATTTATTCTTTAAGGGCCATTGCATATCACTTTACATATGACGATATGTTTGCCCTTATAAAGACGGGGCTCACCAATTTAGATTATGAAGAATACGAAATCTTAGAAAATTACGTATTAAAATACGGGGTAAAAGGGGGAAAATGGAAGAAGGAATTTACTCAAATACAAGAATCTGATGAGTTTGATTTAGAAAAGCTGAATAGTATGAGAAGCTCTATAATAGATCCATTATTAAATTTACATCAAAAGATTAAACAGAATCCTAGCTTCGAAAATATCACAATTGCCTTGTATGAATACATGGAATCTTTATCTATTGAAGAAAAACTTCAAAAAATGTTACAGGAAATAAAAAACGAGTATGGACAATATGAGTACGCTGCAGAAATCGCTCAAATTTATAATATTGTAATGGATTTATTTGATGAAGTAATCGAGATTTTTGGTGATCACAAGACTAGTATACGAGAGTATTTAGATATTTTAGAGTCAGGTATCGAATGTGTAGACCTTTCTGTTATCCCATCTTCTTTAGATCAAGTGATCGTAGGGGATATTATGAGAACGCGGACCACGGATTTTAAGGCTTTATTTATACTAGGGGTCAATGAAGGGAAATTGCCTTCACCTCAGAGTAGTGAAGGAATCTTTAGTGAAAATGAAAATGCCATCTTAAGAGAAAAGGGTATGGAAATTGAAGAAGATATTGGCTTTAAAAGCATTCAAGAAAGGTATTTAATCTATAGCGCTTTAGCAAAGCCAAAGGAAAAAATTATCGTAAGCTATCCCTTAGCAGATTGGGAAGGATCTTCATTGAGACCATCTGTGCTCATCCATCGCCTACAAGAAATATTCCCTTTTATAAAAGTGGAGAGGGAGTGGCAGGATGCTTATTCTATCACGAATGCTAGAGGGACAATAAAGCATATGGTTCAACACTATAGGTCAATTGTAGACGGATTTGACGAAGCAGATGAAAGCATTTGGGATGACGTATACCTTTGGTATGAGAAAAATTCTCACTGGGAAAATCATATGTCCCATATAAAAGAGGCAATGGTTTTTGATAATAGGATATCTCAATTAAGACCAGATTTAGTAAAAGGACTTTATGGTGAAATCTTAAACACGAGTGTTACAAGATTAGAAGAGTATTCAAATTGCCCTTTTAAACATTATGTAAATTACGGGTTAAGACCAAAAGAACGAAAGATTTATCAAGTTTCTATACCAGATATAGGGGAAATCCTCCACCAATTGATTTATGAGTACACCCTTGTTATTGAAAAAGATGGATTAGACTGGAAGGAAATTCAAAAAGAAAAGTCTATTTCAATATGTAGAGAAGTCATGGATCGTTTGGTAGTAGACTATAGACAAGGAATTTTTGAAAGTAATTTTAGGTATAAGTATTTAGCTAGGTATATTTATAGAATCTTTCTTAGAGCAGTAGAGACTTTGACCTATCACTACAAGAAAGGCAAATTTTCTATGTTGGGAAATGAGTTGATTTTTGGTTTAGGACAATCTATCCCTCCTATTAAAATAGAATTATCACAAGAGCATCTTCTCTATTTAGAAGGTAGAATTGACAGAGTAGATATACTAAAACACGAAGGTAAATGGTTTATGAAAATCATGGATTTTAAGACAGGGAACAAAGAGTTAAACTTAAGTGATATATACTACGGCTTGTCTTTACAATTAATCGTATACATGTGGGTATGCTTGAATTACGGGAAGAAAAAAGATATGGAATCCGTGGCTGCTGGGATGTTTTATTTTAAATTAGATGATCCTCTCGTCTTAAGCGGTAAGGTAGAGGAAGAAGTAATTAAAAGTGAAATCACAAAACATTTCAAATTAAAAGGCCTCATGTTAAAAGATATAGAGGTCTTGAAGGCTATGGATGAGGATGTAGAACATTCTGATATCGTCAACTACAAAGTGAAAAAGAATGGAGATTTTTCGGCTACATCAAAAGGATTGATTGAAGAGAAACAATTAGATCAACTCTTATCTCATGTAGAAAATACCATTACCGATATAGGAGAAGAAATATTTGCTGGAAACATCGCCATTCGACCAACAAAAGGACAAAAAAGAGAAGCCTGCACCTATTGTAACTACAAAGCCATATGTTTCTTTGATCAACAGCTGGATGGGAATAAATTTGCTACAAAACTAGACCTAAGTGACGAAGAGGTACTGAAAAAAATAGGTGAATAGTTGGACGGTTGGACGGGAAAACATTACAGCAGAAGGCTGAATGCAGAAAGCTGAATGGAAAATCAAAACTCGCCTAAAGGCGAGAAAAAGGTTTTGCTTACCACCTTACCACCTTTCAGATCTCACTTAGAGTTTGAAAACTTCGTCATAAAACATATAACATAGAAATTGAAAATCACACACAAAGGGGTGAAAACCATGCCGTGGACTGAGAATCAGCAAAGGGCGATTGATACTAGAGATAAGAGTTTACTGGTTTCTGCAGCTGCAGGATCAGGGAAAACAGCAATATTGGTAGAGAGAATAGTAAAGATTATTATAGAAGATAAGGTAGATGTAGATCGTCTATTGGTGGTTACCTTTACAAAAGCAGCCGCTGAAGAGATGAGGGCTCGCCTCTATAAGAAATTAATGGAGACTATGGAAGAGCAGAAGACTAGTCGGAGCTTTTTAAGTCGTCAAATCGCGAAACTTTCTGGAGCATCCATCAGCACTTTGCACTCTTTTTGTTTAGATATTACTAAGAAATACTTTCAAGTAATTGATTTGGATCCGGGGCTTCGCATCGGAGATGAAACCCAAATTGGAATACTGAAGGATAAGGCCTTAGGAGAGCTTTTAGAAGAAGAGTACGAAAAAGAAGATGAGAGATTTATCGATTTGTTGGAGATGTTTAACAATAGAAGAGATGATGAAGAGATACGTAATATGATTAATAAGCTCCATCTCTTTTTAATGAATCGGCCTTTTCCTAAAGATTGGGTGGAGAAGTCCTTAGGAAGCTTTAAAATGAACCTAGAGAGTTTTAATAAGAGTAATCTTTATGAGGAGTACAGAGTTAGTGCAGAAAGAAAACTAAATTCGGCTAAAATAGAAATCTCCAAAGCTTTACAAATGGCAAATACCTTAGAGGACAATGAGAAAGCTATTCATGTTTTACAAGACGAAGACTGCCAAATTGATCTCATTGTAAGAGGTTTAAATCGTGGTTATGAATTCTATTATCAATCTCTAGAAGGTGCGAAGTTTAGCACTCTTAGAATCAAAACAGATAATATAGAGTTAAAAGAGAGGATAGTAGATCGCCGAAATTGTGCGAAAGAGATTGTCAAGAAACTTCAAGAGAGTTTGCAGTACAATTCACCAGATATGATGATGGAAGACATTGCAGAAATGGAACCTGTTATAGGATATCTGTTACATTTAGTATTACAATACAATCAGGTCTTTCAAGAGAAAAAGTTAGAAAGACGAGTTATGGACTTTAATGATATGGAGCATTACACTCTTAAAATACTTCAAAATTCAGAAGTTAGAGAGGAGCTGCGAAGCCAATACGCATTTATATTTGTAGATGAGTACCAGGATAGCAATGAAATTCAGGATACGATTATTTCTAGTATTATGAGAGAAGATAATGTGTTTTTTGTTGGAGATGTAAAGCAGAGCATTTATCGATTCCGAATGGCGGATCCAACCTTGTTTTTAAAAAAACAGATTTCTTTTTCTGATGAAAAAGAGAATACAAAGGAAACCATCGCCCTAAATCAAAACTTTAGAAGTAGACAAAAAATCATCGATTTTATTAATTTGGTTTTTGAAAATACTATGAGCGAATACATTGGAGAGATAAAATACGACGAGAGTGCTAAATTGTATTTAGGTGCCCAGCAAGCTCCCTTACAAGAAAAAGTAGAAATTACAATTATAGAAAATGATAAAGACAATATTCCAAGTGAAGAGCTTATGGAGATTGGAAAGATTGAAGGGGAAGCACTGTTTATTGCTAGCAAAATAAAAGGGTTATTAAAAGAAAAGGTGTACGACAAAGATATAAACGACTACAGAACCTTAGAATACAAGGATATGGTTATATTGCTTCGTACCACACGTCAATGGTCTGATCTTTATTATGAGGTATTAAATCAACAAGGAATACCTGTTTATGCAGAGTCTCAAGCAGGGTATTTTGATACTTTGGAAATTCGATTGATCATTGAATTGCTTAAGCTAATCGACAATAGCTATCAGGACATTCCTTTGATTAGCGTTATGAAGTCTCCTGTCTTCTCTTTTACCATTGAAGAACTTACAGAAATACGTATAAATGAAAAAAAAGCGAACTTTTTTGATGCTGTTAAAGCTTATATCATCAATAAGGATGATGATTTAAGTCGACGCCTAAAAAATATGATAGAGAAAATTGAATTGTGGAAAAAGCAGTGCAGGTATATGCCTCTCAATGATTTCATCTGGAAACTTGTCGTAGAAACGGGCTACTACTATTACATTAGTGCAATGCCAGGGGGAATACAAAGACAAGCAAATATCCGAATACTTATAGATCGAGCAAAGCAGTACACAGAATCTAATATTAATGGTTTGTTTAATTTTATTCGGCTAGTAGAAAACTTGAGAGAGACAAAAAGAGATTTGTCTTCAGCTAAGATTATTGGACCTAACGAAAATGTGATACGTATAATGAGCATTCATAAGAGCAAAGGACTAGAATTTCCTGTAGTCTTTGTAGGCGGACTAGGAAAAAACATGAATCTACAGGATATACGAGATCCTATTATAGCTCACAAAGATTTAGGTATTTGCCCTAATTACGTCAGTCTAGCTGAACGGAGATATTGCCCTACTATCTTTAAGACTATTGCAAAAGAGAAACTTCAATTAGAGACTTTGTCTGAGGAAATGAGAGTTTTATATGTAGCTTTGTCTAGGGCAAGAGATTATCTTTATTTAGTAGGAACGGTAAATAAACTGGAAAGCTCTATTGAAAAGAAATGGTCAAATACATTAAGTGAGTATTTTATTTCTACTGGTAGAACATATTTAGATTGGATTATGCCTGTAGTACTTAAAAGGATGGATTACAAAGAGAATGATGAGAGCTGTTTTTTTCTTGAATACAAAAGATTATCTGAAATCATAAATAAATTAAAAATAGAGCACTTAGAGGGAAAATGGGATTTAATTCAGTATTGGGATGGATTGAAAAAAGAAAAGAAGTCTACAATTCATAAAATGATTGATGAAAAATTGTCTTGGTCCTATGATTATGAAAAAGAGAGCAATATGCCTACAAAAGCTACGGTAACAGAATTGAAGAAAGTACAAGAGAACAAAAGAGTAGATCGCATTCGTGTAAATGAGACCTTTAACCTACCCAAATTTCAAAGACAAAAGGGAATGACTGGAGCACAGAGAGGTACTGTACTACATTTTATTTTACAGCATTTGGATTTAGAGAAGTTGAAAAGTATAGAAAGCTCTTTTAAAGAAGAAATAAGCAGACAGATTGATGAGATGATAAAAAAACAAATCCTAAGTGAGGGAGAGATAGATGAGTTTTTTGTACCCAAAATCACAAAGTACTTTATGGGTCCATTAGGTCAGCGAATGCTCAAAGGACAAAGAATCTATAGAGAGAAAGCTTTTAACTATAAAGCGAATGTAGAAGAAAGTAAGGATTATATGTTGATCCAGGGAATCATCGATTGTTACTTTTTAGAAGGAAAAGATTATGTCTTGATTGACTATAAGAGCGATTATTATTCAGATGAAAAAGATAAAGAAGAGTTGATTCGAAATTATACTCCACAATTACAATTGTATAAAAGAGCCATCGAAGAATTGACAAAGAAAAATGTTAGAGAAACCTATATATATCTATTTCACAAAAATCAAATAGTTGAAATTAGATAATAGCAAAACTTGACATCTCTAGTAGAAAAGAGTAGGATTATATTTAATACTGTATACAAAAACATTAAATAAACATAGGGTGATGTATGAATAAACTTACATTAGAAGCTAGGGCAAAAATCAATTTGACCTTAGATATCGTAAATAAGAGAGACGATGGATATCATGATGTGTCCATGGTAATGCAAACTATTTCATTATGCGATACTTTGCACTTTAAAGTCATCGAAAGGGGCATAAAACTGAATTCCAATAATCTACGTCTGCCTAAAGATGAAAGGAATATCATCTACAAATCTGCCAAGCTTCTTTTAGAACAAACAAAAGTAGATAAAGGCATAGAAGTATATGTAGAAAAGAGAATTCCTGTAGCAGCAGGTCTGGCCGGTGGCAGTTCTAATGCAGCGTGTACCATTATAGCTCTAAACAAACTGTGGAATTTAAATCTAGAAAATGAAGATCTTCTAGACATAGGTTTAAAAATTGGTGCAGATGTACCCTTTTGCATGATAGAAGGTACGGCTCTAGCTGAAGGGGTTGGAGAAATACTTACAAATCTAGATCCATTGCCAAAGTTATATGTGGTTTTGGTAAAACCATCTATTCGAATATCTACGCCTTGGGCATATAGTTTGGTAAATATAAAATCTATTAAAAACCATCCAGAAAACATAAAGATGGTTGAGGGGATTCAGGCAGGGGATGCGCATTTGATTACCTCTAAAATGAGAAATGTATTTGAAGATTTTATATTTAAGAAATACCCTAGACTAACAGATATTAAGGAAAAGATGATTCGATTAGGCGCTCTCAATTCTTTAATGAGCGGTAGCGGTCCAACTATATACGGACTTTTTGAAGATGAAAAAACCGCAAAAATCGCATACAGTGAGTTAAAAAAGAGCTACAAAGAAGTATTTATTGCTACGACGTATAATAAAGGGGGGTTATACCGTGGGGTATAAAGATGGGGTTTTAACTATAGATATGGAAAGTTATAAGCCTTTAAGGGAAATTGTGTTTTCTACTATGAGAAACGCTATTATTGAAGGTAGTTTTAAACCAGGTCAAAGACTGATGGAAGTTCAACTAGCAGAACAAATGGGCGTCAGCAGAACACCTGTTCGTGAAGCTATCAGAAAGCTAGAATTAGAGGGACTAGTGGTAATGGTACCTCGTAAAGGCGCCTATGTTGCAGGATTGACTTCAGAAGATATCCGCGAAGTAGTCGAAATTCGAGTTGTTCTAGAAGGTCTTGCAGCAAAAAAAGCAGCTCAAAACGCAAAACCAGAAGAAATTGAAAGATTGGAAAGTTCTTTAATTCATTTTGAAGAAGCTGCCACTAAAAAGAATATAATCGATCTGATTAATTACGATACAGAATTTCACGACATTATGTATAAGGCTGCTCAAAACAGC includes:
- the addA gene encoding helicase-exonuclease AddAB subunit AddA, whose translation is MPWTENQQRAIDTRDKSLLVSAAAGSGKTAILVERIVKIIIEDKVDVDRLLVVTFTKAAAEEMRARLYKKLMETMEEQKTSRSFLSRQIAKLSGASISTLHSFCLDITKKYFQVIDLDPGLRIGDETQIGILKDKALGELLEEEYEKEDERFIDLLEMFNNRRDDEEIRNMINKLHLFLMNRPFPKDWVEKSLGSFKMNLESFNKSNLYEEYRVSAERKLNSAKIEISKALQMANTLEDNEKAIHVLQDEDCQIDLIVRGLNRGYEFYYQSLEGAKFSTLRIKTDNIELKERIVDRRNCAKEIVKKLQESLQYNSPDMMMEDIAEMEPVIGYLLHLVLQYNQVFQEKKLERRVMDFNDMEHYTLKILQNSEVREELRSQYAFIFVDEYQDSNEIQDTIISSIMREDNVFFVGDVKQSIYRFRMADPTLFLKKQISFSDEKENTKETIALNQNFRSRQKIIDFINLVFENTMSEYIGEIKYDESAKLYLGAQQAPLQEKVEITIIENDKDNIPSEELMEIGKIEGEALFIASKIKGLLKEKVYDKDINDYRTLEYKDMVILLRTTRQWSDLYYEVLNQQGIPVYAESQAGYFDTLEIRLIIELLKLIDNSYQDIPLISVMKSPVFSFTIEELTEIRINEKKANFFDAVKAYIINKDDDLSRRLKNMIEKIELWKKQCRYMPLNDFIWKLVVETGYYYYISAMPGGIQRQANIRILIDRAKQYTESNINGLFNFIRLVENLRETKRDLSSAKIIGPNENVIRIMSIHKSKGLEFPVVFVGGLGKNMNLQDIRDPIIAHKDLGICPNYVSLAERRYCPTIFKTIAKEKLQLETLSEEMRVLYVALSRARDYLYLVGTVNKLESSIEKKWSNTLSEYFISTGRTYLDWIMPVVLKRMDYKENDESCFFLEYKRLSEIINKLKIEHLEGKWDLIQYWDGLKKEKKSTIHKMIDEKLSWSYDYEKESNMPTKATVTELKKVQENKRVDRIRVNETFNLPKFQRQKGMTGAQRGTVLHFILQHLDLEKLKSIESSFKEEISRQIDEMIKKQILSEGEIDEFFVPKITKYFMGPLGQRMLKGQRIYREKAFNYKANVEESKDYMLIQGIIDCYFLEGKDYVLIDYKSDYYSDEKDKEELIRNYTPQLQLYKRAIEELTKKNVRETYIYLFHKNQIVEIR
- the addB gene encoding helicase-exonuclease AddAB subunit AddB; protein product: MNLILGRKGTGKSRIIYNQIKKCIEKGEDGLILIVPEQFTFQAERELIEVLDSPGILDVEVLSFSRLMSRLMEEVGGATKVKLSSTGKHMALQKSLLDRQEELSIYRGMVRKSGFIHEVQDMIANLKKKMICEEDLKEILENDLQGHQMLSRKLKDITTLMESYNHWLGEEYLDSEGVIDLLIDQMESSTTIPKLKIWVDGFDTFTEQMFKFIEKLYIYSKELTISLTQITNKEDRDVEIFLINENTQNKLMEIACGQAKLITTHYKQKDKPKDIEHLERELYSYPLIPYEEKGENIKIRAFKNVYEELDYLCIDILKLVQEEGYRFRDITVVTNDLGGYEFLVKRSFEEYNIPFFMDAKRKITDKPLSILLIYSLRAIAYHFTYDDMFALIKTGLTNLDYEEYEILENYVLKYGVKGGKWKKEFTQIQESDEFDLEKLNSMRSSIIDPLLNLHQKIKQNPSFENITIALYEYMESLSIEEKLQKMLQEIKNEYGQYEYAAEIAQIYNIVMDLFDEVIEIFGDHKTSIREYLDILESGIECVDLSVIPSSLDQVIVGDIMRTRTTDFKALFILGVNEGKLPSPQSSEGIFSENENAILREKGMEIEEDIGFKSIQERYLIYSALAKPKEKIIVSYPLADWEGSSLRPSVLIHRLQEIFPFIKVEREWQDAYSITNARGTIKHMVQHYRSIVDGFDEADESIWDDVYLWYEKNSHWENHMSHIKEAMVFDNRISQLRPDLVKGLYGEILNTSVTRLEEYSNCPFKHYVNYGLRPKERKIYQVSIPDIGEILHQLIYEYTLVIEKDGLDWKEIQKEKSISICREVMDRLVVDYRQGIFESNFRYKYLARYIYRIFLRAVETLTYHYKKGKFSMLGNELIFGLGQSIPPIKIELSQEHLLYLEGRIDRVDILKHEGKWFMKIMDFKTGNKELNLSDIYYGLSLQLIVYMWVCLNYGKKKDMESVAAGMFYFKLDDPLVLSGKVEEEVIKSEITKHFKLKGLMLKDIEVLKAMDEDVEHSDIVNYKVKKNGDFSATSKGLIEEKQLDQLLSHVENTITDIGEEIFAGNIAIRPTKGQKREACTYCNYKAICFFDQQLDGNKFATKLDLSDEEVLKKIGE
- a CDS encoding deoxyribonuclease IV — translated: MLYIGPHISTSKGMYMATKDAISISANTFQFFTRNPRGSKAKELNLEDMAKCKVLMEENNFGPLLAHAPYTLNMSSASESTREFAKMVFEDDLNRMEYIPCNLYNFHPGSHVGQGAERGIELIAQILNEVLKEGHTTTVLLELMSGKGTEIGIVFEEVKEIIDRVKLNDKLGICLDTCHIYSAGYDIVNNLDGVIEELDKIIGLDRLKAIHLNDSKNPLGSKKDRHETIGQGHIGLKAILNIMTHPKLKHIPFFLETPNELEGHREEIEMIRKALKIQ
- a CDS encoding cobaltochelatase CobT-related protein encodes the protein MEWEYNDYELDNRLNNMMWTISEDYGEESNDLKRYANVSKDLAIYFAVKTGARKKYVDWLTVKKYISYKARRGVNPDILVPFVEICLDIMVEDKLIEERPGVKDIRNKGYEELLKQFLKTHSSTLMEKIRYAWVFEQMGKSVQFDRQVKGILRDMLECKNATTTKEVIVLMEKIYTKHFSQEEDYFVEIEDQLIEQVQQQTLSEDNNGDFQDFLYEELYKDNEVSQEISEVVDNMNGSLLVESLGDFSKDTSAMDNRRIFVDQETADKIYDKISYYYGDPFLSKEEVRNIERKVCSNAHDGCRIHFTDGVLRTDNDNAFQKKFVSRQRENNLSFYAQNPRVNKRNITKLKQMILRTMIAESEVTKIPSDNGVIVANKLWKIGRSKDTKVFNKVLKNEKGGYVVDILLDASGSQRMNQGHVASQAYIISEALTLASIPNRVMGFSSFLDYTILRRYRNYDSPRSENKNIFEYYSAGNNRDGLAIQSVAQGLLKREEENKIMIILSDGKPNDIIISKVAQIGLKGKVSYKGAAAIKDTALEVRKARKSGILVLGVFTGKEEDLHAEKFIYGKDFIYTKNVDRFADIVGTFLKRVIENY
- a CDS encoding DUF362 domain-containing protein, which codes for MKEKIALLKCTSYKLELVERTLREGFELLGGEPFIRKLIPLNAKVLLKPNLLMAEEAGSPVITHYIVFEALLRIISDYTENITFGDSPGFGSSYKAAQKARLIEVGSKYGAIFVDFNDNINLELEDAILCKNWDIARAAYESDVLISLPKLKTHGMMYYTGAVKNQFGCVPGTRKAVWHARMNNLENFAKMLLDLNTLVDTKFAVLDGIMAMEGNGPRNGTPRKMDTIIMGESLTAIDAVAGSLIGYEDPLELPQLKAAYESNWGTVFFDEIEILGEKRESLKVEDFKLIAKKLEYLGTEGSHKFMRRFLAPYPKLILEKCISCNRCYEVCPEKPDVITMTNQKGKNAPEFNKKTCIRCFCCQELCPEGAIEVAQTRLGKIFN